Proteins from a genomic interval of Pseudomonas anuradhapurensis:
- the paaA gene encoding 1,2-phenylacetyl-CoA epoxidase subunit PaaA, whose product MYAQLVETGVKRVKSLEEMSPEERNFQEKIDAEIKIEAKNWMPEAYRQTLIRQISQHAHSEIVGMLPEGNWVTRAPSLKRKLQLMAKIQDEAGHGLYLYSAMETLGADRDEEVAKLHSGKAKYSSIFNYPTLSWADMGAVGWLVDGAAIVNQVVLQRTSYGPYSRAMIRICKEESFHQRQGYEMLLTMMRHGTQAQRDMVQDAINRLWWPALMMFGPSDEHSPNSAQSMAWKIKRQTNDELRQRFIDQTVPQLELLGCTAPDPELKWNAERGHYDFGEIQWDEFYEVIKGNGPCNQERIATRRKAIEDGAWVREAAVAYARKQQNKNAA is encoded by the coding sequence ATGTACGCACAGCTAGTGGAAACCGGAGTCAAGCGCGTCAAGTCGCTGGAAGAAATGTCGCCCGAGGAGCGCAACTTCCAGGAAAAGATCGATGCCGAAATCAAGATCGAAGCCAAGAACTGGATGCCCGAGGCCTATCGCCAGACCCTGATCCGGCAGATCTCCCAGCATGCCCACTCGGAAATCGTCGGCATGCTCCCCGAAGGCAACTGGGTGACCCGCGCCCCCAGCCTCAAGCGCAAGCTGCAGCTGATGGCCAAGATCCAGGACGAAGCCGGCCACGGCCTGTACCTGTACAGCGCCATGGAAACCCTGGGCGCCGACCGCGACGAAGAAGTCGCCAAGCTGCACAGCGGCAAGGCCAAGTATTCGAGCATCTTCAACTACCCCACCCTCAGCTGGGCCGACATGGGTGCGGTGGGCTGGCTGGTGGATGGCGCCGCCATCGTCAACCAGGTGGTGCTGCAGCGCACCTCCTATGGCCCTTATTCGCGCGCCATGATTCGCATCTGCAAGGAAGAGAGCTTCCACCAGCGCCAGGGCTACGAAATGCTCCTGACCATGATGCGCCACGGCACCCAGGCCCAGCGCGACATGGTCCAGGACGCCATCAACCGCCTGTGGTGGCCGGCGCTGATGATGTTCGGCCCCAGCGACGAACACTCGCCCAACAGCGCCCAGTCCATGGCCTGGAAAATCAAGCGCCAGACCAACGACGAACTGCGCCAGCGCTTCATCGACCAGACCGTGCCGCAGCTCGAGCTGCTCGGCTGTACCGCCCCCGACCCCGAGCTGAAGTGGAACGCCGAACGCGGCCACTACGATTTCGGCGAGATCCAGTGGGACGAGTTCTACGAAGTGATCAAGGGCAATGGCCCGTGCAACCAGGAACGTATCGCCACCCGGCGCAAGGCTATCGAGGACGGCGCCTGGGTACGCGAGGCGGCGGTGGCCTACGCACGCAAGCAACAGAACAAGAACGCCGCCTGA
- the paaB gene encoding 1,2-phenylacetyl-CoA epoxidase subunit PaaB has translation MSVWTLYEVFVRSKHGLNHKHVGSVHAADAAMAIENARELYTRRSEGVSLWVVPSALITASSPDDKDPLFAPADDKVYRHASFYELPDEVGHM, from the coding sequence ATGTCTGTCTGGACCCTCTACGAAGTGTTCGTGCGCAGCAAGCACGGCCTTAACCACAAGCATGTCGGCAGCGTGCACGCTGCCGATGCGGCCATGGCCATCGAGAACGCCCGCGAGCTGTATACCCGCCGCAGCGAGGGGGTAAGCCTGTGGGTGGTACCCTCGGCCCTGATCACCGCCTCCTCCCCCGACGACAAAGACCCGCTGTTCGCCCCGGCGGACGACAAGGTCTATCGCCATGCCAGCTTCTACGAACTGCCCGACGAAGTCGGGCACATGTGA
- the paaC gene encoding 1,2-phenylacetyl-CoA epoxidase subunit PaaC: MHKHDLIPYLLLLGDSALVQGQRLCEWCGRAPAIEEELALMNVGLDLVGQARNWLEYAAELLDDGRDADALVFRRDERAYRNLLLVEQPNGDFAVTMTKQFLYDTWHFAVLQGLAGSRDERIAGIAGKALKEVTYHLRRSSEWVQRLGGGTEESRQRMLSAIPALWRFTVELTAGSDNEVRLAHAGIAADPASVGAGWLKQVGEVFASVELPLPKAASQFYLDGRRGLHTEHLGLLLAEMQFLPRAYPDATW; encoded by the coding sequence ATGCACAAGCACGATCTGATTCCCTACCTGCTGCTGCTCGGCGACAGTGCCCTGGTGCAGGGCCAGCGCCTCTGCGAATGGTGTGGCCGGGCCCCGGCCATCGAAGAAGAACTGGCCCTGATGAACGTGGGCCTCGACCTGGTCGGCCAGGCGCGCAACTGGCTGGAATATGCCGCCGAGCTGCTGGATGACGGCCGCGACGCCGATGCCCTCGTCTTCCGTCGCGACGAGCGGGCCTACCGCAACCTGCTGCTGGTCGAGCAACCCAATGGCGATTTCGCCGTGACCATGACCAAGCAGTTCCTTTATGACACCTGGCATTTCGCTGTGCTCCAGGGCCTGGCCGGTTCTCGCGACGAGCGAATTGCCGGTATCGCTGGCAAAGCCCTGAAAGAAGTCACCTACCACCTGCGCCGTTCCAGCGAATGGGTACAGCGCCTGGGTGGCGGCACCGAAGAAAGCCGCCAGCGCATGCTTTCCGCCATCCCGGCCCTGTGGCGCTTCACCGTTGAACTCACGGCCGGCAGCGACAACGAGGTACGACTGGCCCATGCAGGTATCGCCGCCGATCCGGCCAGCGTCGGCGCAGGCTGGCTGAAGCAGGTTGGCGAAGTCTTCGCTTCAGTCGAGCTGCCGCTGCCCAAAGCTGCCAGCCAGTTCTACCTGGATGGCCGCAGAGGTCTTCACACCGAGCACCTTGGTCTGCTGCTGGCCGAGATGCAGTTCCTGCCAAGGGCCTACCCCGATGCAACCTGGTGA
- the paaD gene encoding 1,2-phenylacetyl-CoA epoxidase subunit PaaD, whose protein sequence is MQPGELIAGDRGARAARADDLARAWAVLAQVMDPEVPVVSVVDLGIVRGLDWRAGHLHLVVTPTYSGCPATEVIEADICLALEQAGFPAPALERRLTPAWTTDWISELGRERLRAYGIAPPQASSSKRSLLGEAPQVCCPQCGSAQTELLSQFGSTACKALYRCRECLEPFDYFKCL, encoded by the coding sequence ATGCAACCTGGTGAGCTGATTGCCGGCGACCGTGGCGCCCGCGCAGCACGCGCGGACGACCTGGCACGTGCCTGGGCGGTGCTGGCCCAGGTCATGGACCCGGAAGTGCCGGTGGTCAGCGTGGTCGACCTGGGCATCGTCCGTGGCCTCGACTGGCGTGCTGGCCATCTGCACCTGGTAGTGACGCCGACCTACTCCGGCTGCCCGGCCACCGAGGTGATCGAGGCGGATATTTGCCTGGCGTTGGAGCAGGCGGGTTTCCCGGCGCCTGCGCTGGAGCGCCGGCTGACGCCGGCCTGGACGACCGACTGGATCAGCGAACTGGGCCGCGAACGCCTGCGAGCCTATGGCATCGCCCCGCCGCAAGCCAGTAGCAGCAAGCGCAGCCTGCTCGGCGAGGCGCCCCAGGTGTGCTGCCCGCAGTGCGGCAGCGCCCAGACCGAATTGCTCAGCCAGTTCGGCTCCACCGCTTGCAAGGCACTGTACCGCTGCCGCGAGTGCCTGGAGCCGTTCGACTATTTCAAATGCCTTTGA